One part of the Salinivirga cyanobacteriivorans genome encodes these proteins:
- a CDS encoding DUF6150 family protein, producing MAQKIYKTDLKSEADYIAWETKYKSEADVWVFLTENKTEAKKRSGIWYFTDKRAQADYKIYFTGFKAEADWLIYYTENKTEAGYTYREEDEGY from the coding sequence ATGGCACAAAAAATTTATAAAACAGATCTCAAAAGTGAGGCTGACTATATTGCCTGGGAAACCAAATATAAATCTGAAGCCGATGTGTGGGTTTTTCTGACAGAAAATAAAACTGAAGCCAAAAAGCGCAGCGGTATATGGTATTTTACCGACAAAAGAGCGCAAGCCGACTATAAAATATATTTTACCGGTTTTAAAGCAGAAGCCGATTGGCTTATTTACTATACCGAAAACAAAACCGAAGCAGGATATACATACAGAGAAGAAGATGAAGGATACTAA
- a CDS encoding DNA-3-methyladenine glycosylase I — translation MKDTKNRCWWAPANDPEYIKYHDEEWGVPTHNDRDLFEMLVLEGAQAGLSWSTILHKRGNYRKAFDNFEVTKVANYDESKIEALLQNKGIVRNQLKIRSAIKNARVFITIQEEFGSFNYYIWSFVSHKPIVNHWNKPEDVPAITALSKTISKDLKKRGMSFVGPTIIYAYMQSIGMVNDHLTSCFIHPE, via the coding sequence ATGAAGGATACTAAAAACCGCTGCTGGTGGGCACCAGCCAACGACCCTGAATATATAAAATATCATGATGAAGAATGGGGTGTTCCAACGCACAATGACCGCGACCTATTTGAAATGCTTGTGCTGGAAGGTGCACAGGCCGGATTATCATGGTCGACCATATTACACAAACGGGGAAACTATCGCAAAGCATTTGACAATTTTGAGGTTACAAAAGTTGCCAATTATGATGAATCAAAAATAGAAGCTCTGTTGCAAAACAAAGGTATTGTACGAAATCAGTTGAAAATACGAAGTGCAATTAAAAATGCCAGGGTATTTATTACGATTCAAGAAGAATTTGGCTCTTTTAACTACTATATTTGGAGTTTTGTCAGCCATAAACCCATTGTGAACCATTGGAATAAACCGGAAGATGTGCCAGCTATAACAGCATTATCAAAGACAATATCAAAAGACCTGAAAAAACGGGGAATGAGTTTCGTTGGACCGACTATCATATATGCCTATATGCAGTCTATTGGCATGGTCAATGATCATCTTACAAGCTGTTTTATTCACCCTGAATAA
- a CDS encoding PAS domain S-box protein: MAIKDNINIHSSKYTPRLKVIIVVCTGILSLVVSQFNINVDIGHIQFNFPWSVGLPLLIAITFGGKYGFLSGITGGALYPLLLWPQEGYANLAVVMLLLSLYYISGSVIHGHHLKHKYPLTIKIIFLGILASVGYTIIYLVLYNPLLNLNPAFWQTETINHLDISILKAFAIKDTLNFVFMLITAELFFKLPAIRTILGISSMKFMRKNNEIFALCILTSVFMWLTFIGLDYYLLRSVENQSHYYDSIALFITMATGVIVARVLIRFIEHRLQAENALLLSEEKFRMISENAYDLIALHNIDGFIKYVSPSIKKFSGLPPEKVIGEHVTSFLHPDDWPQFKKSRKKLVEESPYLKIKQRIKHADGHYTWVESNGQLIQTEDDNETYVQVVSRDITDQIKAEAALRENEQTLTNIFNHAPFTMILLDGEMKIVKINTNPLLTKEMQSNALGATIGETFRCIEPTRNNMPCGAGRWCKNCIIKKLFNEAYQHNRAYQKHEGSIIIQGREGMQRHTVLVSSSLLYRREKKYVLITIDDITARKQMEVQLEKAKEKAEESDKLKSAFLANMSHEIRTPMNGIIGFAQMLKERKNLIHKTDRYLDIIMENSKRLMVLVNDILDISGIESGRLKFLYKNIHLKNMLDDIYDFIKPTAKEKSLKLHISKPANGPDYIRTDDARLRQVLINLLNNAMKFTEKGEIEFGYTIESEAISFFVRDTGIGIPESEKNNIFLRFRQVEQDFTKVKGGTGLGLSISKKIVEHWGGEIWVDSTPQKGSTFYFTIPFNEHK; the protein is encoded by the coding sequence ATGGCAATAAAAGATAACATAAACATCCATTCATCAAAATACACACCACGCTTAAAGGTTATTATTGTGGTATGTACAGGCATTCTATCCTTAGTGGTGTCTCAGTTTAATATTAATGTAGATATTGGGCACATACAATTTAATTTTCCCTGGTCTGTAGGGTTACCCCTCCTTATTGCGATAACATTTGGAGGAAAATACGGCTTCCTGTCAGGTATAACCGGCGGAGCACTTTATCCATTGCTTTTATGGCCGCAGGAGGGTTATGCAAATTTGGCTGTAGTGATGCTATTACTAAGCTTATATTACATATCGGGCAGCGTAATTCACGGTCACCATTTAAAACATAAATACCCGCTTACAATAAAAATTATTTTTTTAGGCATTTTAGCTTCGGTTGGCTATACCATCATTTATTTAGTATTATATAATCCCTTGCTGAACTTGAATCCTGCTTTTTGGCAAACCGAAACAATTAATCATCTTGATATTTCTATTTTAAAGGCCTTTGCCATAAAAGATACGCTGAATTTTGTTTTTATGTTAATAACAGCAGAGCTGTTCTTTAAGCTCCCGGCAATCAGAACCATACTGGGAATAAGCTCTATGAAGTTCATGCGTAAAAACAATGAAATTTTTGCCCTGTGCATACTTACTTCAGTATTTATGTGGCTAACTTTTATCGGACTCGACTATTATTTATTGCGAAGTGTAGAAAATCAATCTCATTATTACGACAGCATTGCACTGTTTATCACAATGGCTACCGGAGTAATAGTAGCCCGAGTACTTATTCGTTTTATAGAACACAGACTGCAAGCCGAAAATGCTTTGCTTTTAAGTGAAGAAAAATTCCGCATGATTAGTGAAAATGCCTACGACCTTATTGCTTTACACAACATTGACGGTTTTATAAAATATGTATCACCATCTATCAAAAAATTTAGTGGCTTACCGCCAGAAAAAGTCATAGGTGAACATGTTACTTCATTTTTGCATCCTGATGACTGGCCACAATTTAAGAAAAGCCGAAAAAAACTAGTAGAAGAAAGTCCTTATTTAAAAATTAAACAACGAATAAAACACGCAGATGGACATTACACCTGGGTGGAATCTAACGGACAGTTAATACAAACTGAAGATGATAATGAAACATACGTACAGGTTGTAAGTCGTGATATTACAGACCAAATTAAAGCAGAAGCAGCACTTCGTGAAAATGAACAAACACTCACCAACATTTTTAACCATGCGCCTTTTACAATGATCTTGCTAGATGGCGAAATGAAGATTGTCAAGATCAATACCAATCCTTTGCTTACAAAAGAAATGCAATCAAATGCTCTGGGCGCAACTATTGGAGAAACTTTCAGGTGTATTGAACCAACCAGAAATAATATGCCATGCGGAGCAGGCCGTTGGTGTAAAAATTGTATTATCAAAAAACTATTCAACGAGGCTTATCAGCACAACCGTGCTTATCAGAAACATGAAGGCTCAATAATTATCCAGGGAAGAGAAGGTATGCAAAGGCATACTGTGCTGGTATCCTCTTCGTTGCTATACCGCAGAGAAAAGAAATATGTGCTTATTACAATAGACGATATTACAGCCCGTAAGCAAATGGAAGTGCAACTCGAAAAGGCGAAAGAAAAGGCAGAAGAGAGCGATAAACTCAAGTCGGCATTTCTGGCCAATATGAGTCACGAAATACGTACCCCCATGAATGGCATAATTGGTTTTGCCCAAATGCTTAAAGAGCGCAAAAACCTCATTCACAAAACAGACAGGTACCTTGACATTATTATGGAGAATAGCAAGCGCCTCATGGTATTGGTAAACGATATTCTGGATATTTCGGGTATTGAAAGCGGTCGTTTGAAATTTCTTTACAAAAACATCCATCTGAAAAACATGCTCGATGATATTTATGATTTTATCAAGCCCACAGCCAAAGAGAAATCATTGAAGCTCCATATTTCGAAACCCGCAAATGGACCCGATTACATCAGAACAGATGATGCGAGATTGAGACAGGTATTGATTAATTTATTGAACAACGCCATGAAATTCACCGAAAAAGGAGAAATTGAATTTGGCTACACAATAGAATCCGAGGCGATTAGTTTTTTTGTGCGTGATACAGGCATCGGTATACCGGAAAGTGAAAAAAATAATATTTTTCTGCGCTTCAGGCAGGTAGAGCAGGATTTCACCAAAGTTAAGGGTGGCACCGGACTCGGACTCTCAATTTCTAAAAAAATAGTTGAGCATTGGGGTGGGGAAATTTGGGTAGATTCTACACCCCAAAAGGGCTCAACTTTTTATTTTACTATTCCGTTCAATGAACATAAATAA
- a CDS encoding fused MFS/spermidine synthase, translated as MTKHSYHKISLIPQIVVFFAGFSFLVFEISWNRILSLYLGSTVFASTLVLATFMGGLGFGGMFWGRYINRLKPNKHLLAALFGIIGLLGVVNYLLFSFGLPGLYETMAGTGVVLRESIVYLVAFVMLIVSAFFMGGILPTIAKILIRGNDQIKHHMGHIYGLETLGSTLGGLITGFIFLGQLGQLETVAAGTFVMLMLAFVAWRFMPLPAVDEASVPDREAKKKKPAADWRRPALMLTFMCGLAVIALQVIWVRMLKVYLTNTSYTFSLIASLVIAGLFAGSWYYKSGRNKVAAPGKRISLLYILLAALSVFGLIVLLNLPEAMLFPLHDVFNTHFTRLLIIPVVVSIIVILPVAAVSGYAFPFAVDLYTQSYQNVGRNVGRIMLANALGSFVGPLIAAFLFIPLAGTGRSILLVAILLFLALVFTLRHLPESDRKNPRIMALVSIALLFLVTISGLHMRILPPSFHLEDKKVLHYNEAVQGTLVVGEMSEGNNSVKSTYVNNASVIGSSYDAIKAVKMVGHMPFFAGLQAKKALIVGFGIGVTTSAIASHDEIEQIDCVELVPGLKKAAKYYSALNNNIVNDPRLTIHGDDGRHFLQSTSETYDLISSDPTHPVLGSGNLYTTAYFELYKKHLNPGGMVTQYLPLHKLNRDDLLGLIKTFHHVFPHTVVWLGHYHAVLMGSTDPVKIDFEKWSSRIADFPKDPYFYANPYHLAANLIFDPLAIEDFPKEIKINTDNRSYVEFFDFSVFREENLPQNLAYLNFNRDGVFRVFHNIPDTMKMKRFIEANKMMTRGLEGMLTNDKRLLYNQLQKAIRIAPENEELPFLLKLYFRE; from the coding sequence ATGACGAAACATAGCTACCACAAAATAAGTTTGATACCTCAAATAGTTGTATTCTTTGCAGGATTTAGTTTCCTGGTTTTTGAGATCAGTTGGAACCGTATTCTATCGCTCTATTTGGGCTCTACGGTTTTTGCTTCTACGCTAGTGCTGGCCACTTTCATGGGTGGACTTGGTTTTGGCGGCATGTTTTGGGGGCGATATATTAACAGGCTTAAACCCAATAAACATTTGCTCGCTGCCCTCTTTGGTATTATCGGATTACTCGGGGTGGTCAACTATTTGCTTTTCAGCTTTGGACTGCCCGGGCTTTATGAAACCATGGCCGGCACCGGGGTAGTTTTGCGTGAAAGTATTGTCTACCTCGTGGCATTTGTTATGCTTATTGTTTCGGCGTTTTTTATGGGTGGTATTTTGCCGACAATTGCCAAAATACTGATTCGCGGTAATGACCAGATTAAGCATCATATGGGCCACATTTACGGTCTTGAAACCCTTGGCAGTACATTGGGTGGTTTGATCACCGGTTTTATTTTTCTGGGACAGTTAGGCCAGCTAGAAACGGTTGCTGCCGGTACATTTGTGATGTTAATGCTTGCCTTTGTGGCCTGGCGTTTTATGCCATTACCTGCTGTCGATGAAGCGTCAGTGCCAGATAGGGAGGCTAAAAAGAAAAAGCCTGCAGCCGATTGGCGCAGGCCGGCTTTAATGCTCACTTTCATGTGTGGTTTGGCGGTTATTGCCCTGCAGGTGATATGGGTGCGCATGCTAAAGGTTTACCTTACCAATACCAGTTATACGTTTTCTCTTATCGCCTCGCTGGTAATTGCAGGATTGTTTGCAGGCAGCTGGTATTACAAATCGGGCAGGAATAAAGTGGCAGCTCCCGGCAAGCGCATTTCGCTTTTGTATATTTTATTGGCTGCACTGAGTGTTTTTGGCCTTATTGTGCTGTTAAATTTGCCCGAAGCGATGCTTTTCCCTTTGCATGATGTGTTTAATACACATTTTACCCGTTTATTAATCATTCCTGTGGTTGTTTCTATTATTGTGATATTACCTGTGGCAGCCGTATCTGGTTATGCTTTTCCTTTTGCTGTTGATTTATATACACAATCATACCAAAATGTGGGCAGGAATGTGGGCCGCATTATGCTGGCCAATGCGTTGGGGTCTTTTGTTGGACCGCTCATTGCTGCATTTTTATTTATCCCGCTGGCAGGTACGGGCAGGAGTATTTTGCTGGTGGCCATATTGCTTTTTTTAGCCCTTGTGTTTACCCTGCGCCATTTGCCTGAAAGCGACCGCAAAAATCCCCGTATCATGGCGCTGGTATCCATTGCCCTGCTTTTTTTGGTTACTATCTCCGGATTGCATATGCGCATTTTACCACCCTCTTTTCACCTTGAGGATAAAAAAGTGTTGCATTACAACGAGGCTGTACAAGGTACTTTGGTTGTTGGTGAGATGAGTGAGGGCAATAATTCTGTAAAATCTACTTATGTAAATAATGCGTCTGTTATTGGTTCAAGTTACGATGCCATTAAGGCGGTAAAAATGGTGGGACACATGCCATTTTTTGCCGGGTTGCAGGCCAAAAAAGCACTGATTGTGGGTTTTGGTATCGGAGTAACCACATCTGCCATTGCCTCGCACGACGAAATAGAGCAGATCGATTGTGTGGAATTGGTGCCCGGACTTAAAAAAGCAGCGAAATACTATAGTGCATTGAACAACAATATTGTAAACGATCCGCGACTGACCATACATGGCGACGATGGCCGGCATTTTTTACAATCCACCTCCGAAACTTACGACCTCATTTCCAGCGATCCTACGCACCCGGTGCTTGGCTCTGGAAACCTCTATACAACAGCCTATTTTGAGCTTTATAAAAAGCATCTGAACCCGGGAGGTATGGTCACCCAGTATTTACCTTTGCATAAGCTGAACAGGGACGACTTGCTGGGATTAATAAAAACCTTTCATCATGTTTTTCCGCACACTGTCGTGTGGCTTGGCCACTACCACGCTGTGCTGATGGGAAGTACCGATCCGGTAAAAATCGATTTTGAAAAATGGAGCAGCAGGATTGCCGATTTCCCAAAAGACCCGTATTTTTATGCCAATCCGTATCATTTGGCGGCCAACTTAATTTTCGACCCTTTGGCCATTGAGGATTTCCCGAAAGAGATAAAAATTAATACCGATAATCGCTCCTATGTGGAGTTTTTCGATTTTAGTGTTTTTCGTGAAGAAAATTTGCCACAAAACCTGGCCTATTTGAATTTTAACCGCGATGGTGTATTCCGCGTATTCCACAATATTCCTGACACCATGAAAATGAAACGCTTCATTGAAGCCAATAAAATGATGACCCGGGGGCTGGAGGGTATGTTGACCAACGATAAACGGTTACTTTACAATCAGTTGCAAAAAGCCATTCGTATAGCTCCTGAGAATGAAGAGCTTCCTTTTCTATTAAAACTCTATTTCCGTGAATAG
- a CDS encoding IS701 family transposase, whose amino-acid sequence MYLSEYEYFFKNKTKTNFDKASQYVEGLALSDLKNIERISETLNANYHQMQHFITESNWDARAVIDQTAKNVDQALPNRKLTGLLIDESGWVKKGKKSVGVDHQYCGNVGKTANSQVAVFGCLCNDKYASLVDTRLYLPKSWIDDQGRCEAAGIPREDRIFRTKPELATEIVKHQLEMGISFDYVGADGLYGNDIVFTRSVADLGLIYMLDIHSNQKIYLEEPELYLPERKSNRGRAPKKLKASTSAVNADTYIKTLSAKDWKKLNIRDSAKGKLKGLFHFKTVYIWDKASNAVEKRLLVVSKRKTNDCVETKYSFTNAELVQYTEQALAYMQAQRFFIEHSFKEQKQILGMDHFQTRKWKSWYHQVALNMIVGSFMLKEKILNQDQIPLLSARDIMDFLVYKFYREMTDERMLEKLEHRHKKRQRDIDYCYSKQ is encoded by the coding sequence GTGTATTTGTCTGAATATGAGTATTTTTTCAAAAATAAAACAAAGACAAACTTCGATAAAGCCTCTCAATATGTCGAAGGACTTGCATTAAGCGATTTGAAAAACATAGAACGCATAAGTGAAACATTGAATGCCAACTATCATCAGATGCAGCATTTCATAACAGAATCTAACTGGGATGCTCGGGCTGTCATCGATCAAACTGCAAAAAATGTAGACCAAGCATTGCCCAATCGGAAGTTAACAGGACTACTCATCGATGAAAGTGGTTGGGTTAAAAAGGGAAAGAAAAGCGTTGGTGTTGATCATCAGTATTGTGGGAATGTAGGAAAAACAGCAAACTCACAGGTAGCCGTTTTTGGCTGCCTTTGTAATGACAAATACGCCTCGTTGGTCGATACCAGGCTTTATTTACCAAAATCATGGATCGATGATCAGGGTAGATGTGAAGCTGCAGGTATACCCCGTGAAGATAGGATTTTCCGCACAAAACCAGAGTTGGCAACAGAAATAGTAAAGCATCAACTTGAAATGGGTATATCATTTGATTACGTTGGAGCGGATGGCCTATATGGAAATGACATTGTATTTACCCGTTCTGTGGCTGATTTGGGCTTAATTTATATGCTTGATATTCATAGTAATCAAAAGATATATTTAGAAGAGCCAGAACTTTATTTGCCCGAACGCAAGAGTAATCGGGGGCGCGCCCCAAAAAAGCTAAAAGCAAGTACATCAGCAGTTAATGCCGACACCTACATTAAAACCCTGTCCGCAAAGGATTGGAAGAAATTAAATATTCGCGATTCTGCAAAAGGCAAACTCAAGGGGCTCTTTCATTTCAAGACTGTTTACATTTGGGACAAAGCCTCCAATGCCGTTGAAAAACGTTTATTGGTTGTTTCGAAAAGAAAAACAAATGATTGCGTAGAGACTAAATATTCATTCACAAATGCCGAACTTGTCCAGTACACCGAACAAGCACTGGCATATATGCAGGCACAGCGTTTTTTTATAGAGCACAGTTTCAAAGAACAAAAGCAAATATTGGGGATGGACCATTTTCAGACTCGTAAATGGAAATCATGGTATCATCAAGTTGCATTAAATATGATTGTAGGCAGTTTTATGTTAAAGGAGAAAATTTTAAATCAGGACCAGATTCCATTGCTTTCTGCAAGGGACATCATGGATTTTTTGGTATATAAGTTTTACCGTGAAATGACAGATGAGCGTATGTTGGAAAAATTGGAACATCGACACAAAAAAAGGCAACGGGATATAGATTACTGTTATTCAAAACAATAA
- a CDS encoding IS4 family transposase, with protein sequence MDKTTHFFGTSVFGQLISLIDSKIITASAKKHGSDHYVKKFKTKDHLISMLFCSFAKCTSLREVSGAMLGLSGKTKHFQLNHIPKKSTLSDSNKRRDCDVFGEIYNKLLKQYGHYISDSRIKDVINKQVEIIDSSTISLFKDILKCVGRHPKTGKKKGGIKLHATINVDETAPKMVWLTSAATHDHVLLNSLKHNANTIYVFDKGYNDYKAFDKFSQTDTGFVTRIKDNAAYKTLNDCKIEEHIHSGVEKDEIIEVQVKYENNTRPLKLRKVQFYDRNLKRRFEFLTNLFEMRADLIAAIYKLRWQIELLFKQLKQNFPLKYFLGDNENAIKIQIYCALIANLLMTVIQKTLKRKWAFSNLVSFCKIHLFNSTLTHLLF encoded by the coding sequence ATGGATAAAACTACACATTTTTTTGGAACATCGGTTTTCGGACAGCTGATTTCCTTAATTGATTCAAAAATCATTACTGCAAGTGCAAAAAAGCACGGTTCGGATCACTATGTAAAGAAGTTTAAAACTAAAGATCACTTAATTAGCATGCTGTTTTGTTCTTTTGCTAAATGCACATCTTTACGCGAAGTAAGTGGCGCAATGCTTGGTTTATCAGGTAAAACCAAACATTTTCAGTTAAATCATATTCCAAAGAAAAGTACCTTGTCAGATTCAAATAAACGTAGAGATTGTGATGTGTTCGGAGAAATCTACAATAAGCTACTCAAACAATATGGTCATTATATTTCGGACAGCAGAATTAAAGATGTAATAAACAAACAAGTAGAGATTATTGACAGCTCAACCATCAGTTTGTTTAAGGATATATTGAAGTGTGTTGGACGGCATCCTAAAACCGGTAAAAAGAAAGGCGGTATAAAACTTCATGCAACGATAAATGTAGACGAAACTGCACCCAAGATGGTTTGGCTCACCAGTGCTGCCACTCATGACCATGTATTGTTAAATAGTCTTAAGCATAATGCAAACACAATATACGTATTTGACAAAGGCTATAATGACTACAAAGCCTTTGATAAATTTTCGCAAACAGATACAGGTTTTGTCACCCGAATAAAAGACAATGCAGCATATAAAACGCTAAATGATTGTAAGATAGAAGAACATATTCATAGTGGGGTTGAAAAAGATGAAATCATAGAAGTTCAGGTAAAATATGAGAATAACACACGCCCTTTAAAGCTGCGTAAAGTCCAGTTCTACGACAGAAACCTTAAAAGACGGTTTGAGTTTTTAACTAACTTGTTTGAAATGAGGGCTGATTTAATAGCTGCTATTTACAAACTACGATGGCAAATTGAACTTCTGTTCAAACAATTAAAACAAAATTTCCCGCTAAAATATTTTCTCGGGGACAATGAAAATGCGATTAAAATACAGATATACTGTGCCTTAATCGCAAACCTATTGATGACTGTTATCCAAAAAACGCTCAAGAGGAAATGGGCGTTTTCCAATTTAGTTAGCTTCTGTAAAATTCATTTGTTTAATTCTACTTTAACACATTTATTGTTTTGA
- the istA gene encoding IS21 family transposase yields MAGKIKRMSQIKQLLRLYKQGKRKKAIARILVMSKNTVKSYLYKIEGGKFDVDELLKMDDPQLEATLFSGNPSYKDERYEHLKSKLDYYTSELDKTGVTRGLLWREYQQTTNNTYSYTQFCHHLNQHNKSRRPSLKLYHNAGEKLFVDFAGKTLSYVDKETGQVIECQVFVACLPYSDYAFAMAVPSQKMEDFIYAMVCCLKFFGGAPKTIVTDNLKSAITKANNYEPTVNQAMEDLAWHYETTVTPTRPAKPKDKALVENQVKLIYSRVYAPLRNETFFDLASLNKAIMRQVKLHNQTRMQQKNYCREEKFLADEKTKLAALPEEDFQIKYYKTLKVNPNNHVYIGSDKHYYSVPYMYIGQKVTIIYTRSLVKIYNDKGEKIAVHTRDLREGRYTTDSDHLCSQHQHYISRSPEYYLEKARRLSSTLYRLIDLTFKQDRYPEHLYKTCDGLLSLYRKTDPGLFHHACETAISFEKYSYMFIKNIIEKNPHQYDIKKEISKPLPKHDNTRGANYYQ; encoded by the coding sequence ATGGCAGGAAAAATTAAGCGTATGAGCCAAATTAAACAATTACTACGCCTGTATAAACAGGGCAAAAGAAAAAAAGCCATTGCCAGGATCCTGGTTATGAGCAAAAACACAGTTAAAAGCTATTTGTACAAAATAGAAGGTGGAAAATTCGATGTTGACGAGCTCTTAAAAATGGACGATCCACAGCTTGAAGCTACATTGTTTTCGGGCAATCCTTCTTACAAAGATGAACGTTATGAACACTTAAAAAGCAAGTTGGATTATTACACCTCAGAACTAGACAAAACAGGCGTTACGCGTGGTTTGCTGTGGCGTGAGTACCAACAAACCACCAATAATACATATAGCTACACACAGTTCTGCCACCACCTGAACCAACACAACAAAAGCCGCAGGCCAAGCTTAAAACTTTACCATAATGCCGGGGAAAAACTTTTTGTCGATTTTGCCGGAAAGACACTTTCTTATGTTGACAAAGAAACAGGCCAGGTCATCGAATGCCAGGTTTTTGTGGCCTGTTTGCCCTATTCTGATTATGCTTTTGCCATGGCCGTTCCCAGTCAAAAAATGGAAGATTTTATTTACGCAATGGTTTGTTGTTTGAAGTTTTTTGGGGGCGCTCCAAAGACGATCGTTACCGACAACTTAAAGTCGGCCATCACCAAAGCCAATAACTATGAACCTACCGTAAACCAAGCCATGGAGGACTTGGCTTGGCATTACGAGACGACCGTAACACCTACACGGCCAGCTAAACCTAAAGATAAAGCATTGGTCGAAAACCAGGTCAAATTGATATACAGCCGTGTATACGCCCCGTTGCGGAATGAAACCTTTTTCGACCTTGCTTCGCTGAACAAGGCTATAATGAGGCAGGTTAAATTGCACAACCAGACCCGGATGCAACAAAAGAATTATTGTCGTGAAGAAAAGTTCCTTGCAGATGAAAAAACAAAACTCGCAGCATTGCCGGAAGAAGACTTTCAAATCAAATATTACAAAACATTAAAAGTCAATCCCAATAACCATGTGTACATCGGTTCAGACAAACACTACTATAGTGTACCTTACATGTATATCGGGCAAAAGGTCACAATAATTTACACACGGTCATTGGTAAAAATATATAACGATAAAGGGGAAAAAATAGCTGTCCATACAAGAGATTTACGAGAAGGCAGGTATACAACCGACAGCGATCATTTATGCTCACAGCACCAACACTATATTAGCCGAAGCCCCGAATATTATCTTGAAAAAGCACGGCGGCTGAGTTCAACACTTTATCGTTTAATCGACCTTACCTTTAAACAAGATAGGTACCCCGAACATCTTTATAAAACGTGTGACGGCCTTTTGAGCCTATACCGTAAAACAGATCCCGGGTTGTTTCACCATGCTTGCGAAACGGCTATTTCGTTCGAGAAATATTCTTATATGTTTATCAAAAACATCATTGAAAAGAACCCCCATCAATACGATATAAAAAAGGAAATATCCAAACCGCTCCCCAAGCATGATAACACACGGGGTGCAAACTATTATCAATAA
- the istB gene encoding IS21-like element helper ATPase IstB produces the protein MEEIKSKFTQLRLHGMQQTWQAMTETRKHHDLSLSEGLEMLLQGEEQYRTNNRFERLRKNAKFRYRASIEELTYDSARGLNKSQITNLATGEYIEKGESVLVTGATGCGKSFLASALGHHACNQGYKVAYFNLQKLLIKTKMARAEGTINKFFDQLSKAHLLILDDFGLTHLVAQQQMDFMEIIEDRHARHATIIASQLPVAGWYDIIGEATIADAILDRLVHTSHRLELKGESLRKKL, from the coding sequence ATGGAAGAAATTAAATCTAAATTTACGCAACTGCGACTACACGGCATGCAGCAGACATGGCAGGCCATGACGGAAACCCGCAAACACCATGACCTCTCGCTGAGCGAAGGTCTTGAGATGCTTTTGCAAGGGGAAGAGCAGTACAGAACGAACAACCGCTTTGAAAGGTTGCGAAAAAATGCAAAATTTCGTTACAGGGCATCAATCGAAGAACTTACTTATGATAGTGCTCGTGGTCTCAATAAAAGTCAAATTACGAACCTTGCCACTGGCGAATATATAGAAAAAGGGGAGTCTGTTTTAGTGACCGGTGCTACCGGTTGCGGGAAAAGCTTTTTGGCTTCTGCCCTTGGTCATCATGCATGTAATCAAGGCTACAAGGTGGCATATTTTAACCTGCAGAAACTGTTGATCAAGACGAAAATGGCAAGAGCCGAAGGCACTATTAACAAATTTTTCGATCAGCTTTCTAAAGCACATTTACTCATTCTTGACGACTTTGGATTGACCCATTTGGTCGCTCAACAACAAATGGACTTCATGGAAATAATTGAAGATCGACATGCTCGTCATGCCACTATAATAGCCAGTCAACTGCCTGTTGCAGGCTGGTATGACATTATTGGAGAAGCAACCATTGCCGATGCTATTTTAGATCGGTTAGTCCACACATCACATCGTTTAGAATTAAAAGGAGAAAGTCTGAGAAAAAAACTGTAA